In the genome of Amphiura filiformis chromosome 4, Afil_fr2py, whole genome shotgun sequence, one region contains:
- the LOC140149706 gene encoding probable tubulin polyglutamylase ttll-15, whose amino-acid sequence MRWDFLIDDNLGVHLIEANMSPNLVPLNERFHAFKQHVAFNCFNVALLTDVRKHGTISSFLRSIRDSDINDHISICVSSKCNGCIEEGCSVCTHCMSREAIYIIKLAYAEHINRQNMRRVYPEETTMEEAISYNAEEDSHLSPNNRLTRAWFRAKCAADPYWCS is encoded by the exons ATGAGATGGGATTTCCTTATAGATGATAACCTAGGAGTGCATCTTATTGAG GCGAATATGTCTCCAAATTTAGTGCCACTGAACGAACGCTTTCATGCATTTAAACAGCATGTTGCATTCAATTGTTTCAATGTTGCTTTATTAACTGATGTTAGGAAACACGGGACTATCAGCAG tttcttaagAAGTATTAGAGATTCCGACATCAATGACCACATATCGATTTGCGTCTCGTCAAAGTGTAACGGATGTATAGAAGAG GGTTGTTCTGTTTGTACGCATTGTATGTCAAGAGAGgcaatatatataataaaacTAGCATATGCAGAACATATCAATCGACAAAATATGAGACGGGTGTATCCAGAAGAAACG ACAATGGAGGAGGCCATTTCATACAATGCAGAAGAGGATTCGCACCTGTCGCCAAACAACCGACTCACCAGAGCATGGTTTCGTGCAAAATGTGCTGCGGACCCTTATTGGTGCAGCTAG
- the LOC140150025 gene encoding LOW QUALITY PROTEIN: uncharacterized protein (The sequence of the model RefSeq protein was modified relative to this genomic sequence to represent the inferred CDS: inserted 1 base in 1 codon), with protein MELEKITEVGKQLGLDGADLHKFIQEERASERDLRAMQRDFQKEKEHHEKEVLSMQIELEKLKKGTAEQAPSPSLLDILRPKANTPKLPQFCEDKDDMDAYLQRFERYADARHWKKEEWAVNLSALLQGKGVSTYNRLAPSEANKYDVLKPELLKAYQLTEEGFKDKFRSAKPESNESAIQFLARTRDYLDRWIELSEXSKTFDGVVDLYLKEQFLSACSKDLALFIKERHPKTCKDMTDIATQFLDARGGWGLAANSKTSQRGQSSSGKKSHTQPNHSSNSNTSKPNDNRKPNDNRTFRPRCYICNKTGHMAKDCPDRSRVLKAAGLVTGAKSKTNTGKQKNQNSAGNQSCTNCDCDKCQGITDLGACMVVTRDPHCTDSEADDGYVTLSCGHRLPVMSAACSAHGVKKMPITQGMVDDNLVTVLRDSGCSTVVVRRSLVSNSQLTGEYKTCVLIDGTIRRVPVAIIDVNTPYYVGEITALCMNNPVYDLILGNIPGVRDPSQPDTSWKKPDVHCEQHGELELDTPDLVNAVETRAQKVAKEKPLRELKVPKAMSEIVTVEKLIQAQEGDTTLDKLREMAYSGEEKVTRNGGKSKFVLQKGILYREFQSPTFQFGEKLQQVVVPRQYRDQVIKLAHESILGGHQGIQKTTDKVLSNFFWTGLTSDISRFCQSCDSCQRTLPKGRVTKVPLGSMPLIDTPFQRIAIDLVGPIYPCTDRKNRYILTIVDYATRYPEAVALAHIDTKTVAEALLDIYSRVGIPREILTDNGSQFISDVMKEVSRLLSIKHLTSSPYHPICNGLVERFNGTLKLMLRKMCEERPTDWDRYLNALLFAYRETPQSSIGFSPFELLYGRVVRGPLTVLKELWTGEIEEPETKSTYQYVLDLQDRLEKTCDLARQELQKSQSKYKSYYNRKAKCRKFKVGDEVLLLLPTDRNKLLMHWKGPFPIVDKVGSMDYKIDFGHHVKTFHANLLKKYYRRQEDQPQMVVTAGLLDVACTSVIEIEDNVELKSNENLLQIPALKQKEFASDVKVCSNLSDEQQHEVKRLLNNYKDVLTDVPGDTNLGHHDIKLTDNTPIRSRPYPIPHALRETVKDEVKAMIDMGVVEPSESPYAAPLVIVKKTDGSNRVCCDMRKINRVTVFDAEPTPDQSEIFAKLANDHFFTKIDLSKGYWQVPLTEHAKPLTAFITHDGLYQFTRMAFGLVNSGATFNRIMRKLLRGLQSVDNYIDDILVHTASWEEHIETLRELLQRLRKAKLTARPTKCYIGFEKVEFLGHVVGQGMLQPNSNKLEAIQNAPRPQTKTQLRSFLGLANYYRAFIPNFAAVAVPLTDETKKGRPTKIEWGDSQELAFRTLKAKLSESPILHLPDINRPFILRTDASDDGVGAVLLQEFDGEKFPISYASKKLLTAQKNYSVMEKESYAIVWAIQKFEPFLYGRKFQLETDHRPLLCMQRSKVANGRIMRWALALQPYHFTMIAIKGKDNVGADYMSRSTG; from the exons ATGGAGTTAGAAAAGATAACAGAGGTGGGCAAACAATTAGGTCTCGATGGGGCTGACTTACACAAATTTATTCAAGAGGAAAGAGCAAGTGAAAGAGATTTGAGGGCTATGCAAAgagattttcaaaaagaaaaagaacatCATGAGAAAGAGGTTTTGAGCATGCAAATTGAGTTAGAAAAATTGAAGAAAGGGACAGCTGAGCAGGCTCCTAGTCCTTCGCTTTTAGATATACTCCGTCCAAAAGCTAATACTCCTAAGTTACCTCAATTCTGTGAAGATAAAGATGATATGGACGCTTATCTTCAACGCTTTGAACGCTACGCTGATGCGCGACATTGGAAAAAAGAAGAGTGGGCTGTTAACCTGAGTGCGCTTTTGCAAGGGAAAGGTGTTTCCACTTACAATAGGCTAGCTCCTTCTGAAGCTAACAAGTATGATGTTTTAAAACCAGAATTGCTTAAGGCTTATCAACTCACTGAAGAAGGTTTTAAGGACAAGTTTAGGTCAGCTAAACCAGAGTCTAATGAAAGTGCTATTCAGTTCTTAGCTCGTACTCGTGATTATTTAGATAGGTGGATAGAATTATCTG ACTCCAAAACATTTGACGGTGTTGTAGATTTGTATCTCAAGGAACAATTTTTAAGTGCTTGTTCTAAAGACTTGGCTCTTTTTATTAAAGAACGCCATCCTAAGACTTGTAAAGATATGACTGATATTGCTACACAATTTCTTGATGCTAGAGGTGGATGGGGCTTAGCAGCCAATAGTAAGACTAGTCAGAGAGGACAATCGTCTTCGGGTAAGAAATCCCACACTCAGCCCAATCATAGTAGTAATAGTAATACAAGTAAGCCAAATGACAATCGTAAGCCAAATGACAATCGTACATTTCGACCTCGGTGCTACATATGTAATAAGACTGGTCATATGGCGAAAGACTGTCCTGATAGATCCAGAGTGCTCAAGGCAGCAGGATTAGTGACGGGTGCTAAATCAAAAACTAACACAGGTAAACAGAAAAACCAAAATTCTGCAGGTAATCAAAGTTGTACAAATTGTGATTGTGACAAGTGTCAAGGTATTACAGATTTAGGTGCTTGTATGGTGGTAACTAGGGATCCACATTGTACAGACTCCGAAGCAGATGATGGTTATGTCACTTTGTCCTGTGGACACAGGTTACCTGTGATGAGTGCTGCGTGTAGTGCACACGGTGTAAAGAAGATGCCAATTACGCAAGGTATGGTAGATGATAACTTAGTCACTGTCTTACGTGATAGTGGTTGTAGTACTGTAGTAGTTCGTAGAAGCCTAGTGTCAAATAGCCAATTGACTGGTGAGTATAAAACATGTGTACTCATAGATGGGACTATTAGAAGAGTGCCAGTTGCCATTATTGATGTGAATACACCATATTATGTTGGTGAAATCACTGCCTTATGTATGAACAATCCTGTCTATGACCTCATATTGGGTAACATTCCAGGTGTTCGTGATCCATCACAACCAGATACTTCTTGGAAGAAACCAGATGTTCATTGTGAACAACATGGTGAGTTAGAATTAGACACACCAGACTTAGTTAATGCGGTTGAGACTAGAGCTCAAAAGGTAGCTAAGGAAAAGCCTCTAAGAGAACTTAAGGTACCAAAAGCTATGAGTGAGATAGTTACTGTTGAGAAGCTTATCCAGGCACAGGAAGGTGATACTACCCTAGATAAACTTCGTGAGATGGCTTATTCAGGAGAAGAAAAGGTAACTCGTAATGGTGGTAAGTCTAAGTTCGTTTTACAGAAAGGAATACTCTACCGAGAATTCCAATCCCCAACTTTCCAATTTGGTGAGAAACTCCAACAGGTTGTTGTGCCAAGACAGTATCGTGATCAGGTAATTAAATTGGCGCACGAATCCATCCTTGGAGGTCATCAAGGTATCCAAAAGACGACAGACAAGGTACTTAGCAATTTCTTTTGGACAGGTTTGACTTCAGATATATCTAGATTTTGTCAATCATGCGATAGCTGCCAAAGAACGTTACCGAAAGGACGCGTTACAAAAGTACCGCTTGGAAGCATGCCATTGATAGACACGCCATTTCAGCGCATTGCAATTGATTTGGTAGGACCTATTTACCCATGCACTGATCGTAAGAACAGGTACATACTTACAATTGTGGATTATGCGACACGCTATCCGGAAGCTGTTGCATTAGCCCACATAGACACAAAAACTGTAGCTGAAGCATTGTTAGACATTTACTCAAGAGTAGGTATTCCCCGTGAAATTTTGACAGACAATGGATCTCAGTTCATTAGTGATGTGATGAAGGAGGTAAGTCGACTTCTTTCAATCAAGCATTTAACCAGTTCTCCCTATCATCCGATCTGTAATGGACTTGTAGAAAGGTTCAACGGAACTTTGAAACTTATGTTACGTAAGATGTGTGAAGAACGTCCAACTGACTGGGACAGGTATTTAAATGCATTGTTGTTCGCATACAGAGAGACTCCTCAATCCAGTATTGGATTTTCACCTTTCGAATTGCTTTATGGTAGAGTGGTGAGAGGTCCCCTTACTGTGTTGAAGGAACTGTGGACTGGTGAGATTGAGGAACCTGAAACTAAGAGTACGTATCAGTATGTGTTAGATTTACAAGATAGACTAGAGAAGACTTGTGATTTGGCACGACAAGAATTGCAGAAATCACAGAGTAAGTACAAGAGTTACTACAATAGGAAAGCCAAGTGTAGGAAATTCAAAGTAGGTGATGAAGTCCTCTTACTTCTTCCAACTGATCGCAACAAGCTCCTCATGCATTGGAAAGGGCCGTTTCCCATTGTTGACAAGGTAGGATCTATGGATTACAAAATAGATTTTGGTCACCATGTGAAAACTTTCCATGCAAATCTTCTGAAGAAGTATTACAGGAGACAAGAAGATCAGCCACAAATGGTTGTGACTGCAGGACTTCTTGATGTGGCTTGTACATCCGTCATTGAGATTGAGGACAACGTTGAGCTGAAATCAAATGAGAATCTGCTACAAATTCCCGCACTCAAACAGAAGGAGTTCGCATCTGACGTCAAGGTATGTAGCAACTTGTCAGATGAACAGCAACATGAGGTAAAGAGACTGCTGAATAACTACAAGGACGTGTTGACTGATGTTCCAGGTGACACCAACTTAGGTCATCATGATATCAAGCTCACAGATAACACACCTATTCGTAGCAGACCTTACCCCATACCACATGCGCTTCGTGAAACTGTGAAGGATGAAGTGAAAGCCATGATAGACATGGGTGTTgttgaaccatctgaaagtcccTACGCTGCTCCATTGGTAATAGTAAAGAAGACAGATGGAAGTAATCGCGTGTGCTGTGACATGCGCAAGATTAATCGTGTCACCGTCTTCGATGCGGAACCAACTCCTGATCAAAGTGAAATATTCGCAAAGTTAGCAAATGATCACTTCTTCACTAAGATCGACCTTAGTAAAGGTTATTGGCAGGTGCCATTAACAGAACATGCCAAACCCCTAACAGCATTCATAACTCATGATGGACTCTACCAGTTTACACGTATGGCCTTTGGACTCGTAAACAGTGGAGCTACGTTTAACAGGATCATGAGGAAACTGTTGAGAGGTTTGCAAAGTGTTGACAACTATATTGACGACATTTTAGTACACACTGCATCTTGGGAAGAACACATAGAGACATTGAGAGAATTGCTGCAGAGATTAAGAAAGGCCAAGTTGACGGCAAGACCAACGAAGTGCTACATAGGTTTTGAGAAGGTAGAATTTCTTGGCCATGTCGTAGGTCAGGGTATGCTGCAACCAAACTCAAACAAGTTGGAAGCAATTCAGAATGCGCCAAGACCACAAACGAAAACTCAACTTCGTTCATTCCTTGGTTTGGCCAATTACTACAGAGCCTTTATACCAAACTTTGCTGCTGTAGCGGTTCCACTAACAGATGAGACTAAGAAAGGAAGACCAACCAAGATAGAATGGGGTGACAGCCAGGAATTAGCGTTCCGAACTTTGAAGGCAAAGTTGTCGGAATCTCCCATTCTTCATCTTCCAGACATCAACAGACCGTTCATTCTCCGAACAGATGCGTCTGATGATGGTGTCGGAGCCGTTCTACTACAAGAGTTTGATGGAGAAAAGTTCCCCATTTCGTATGCCAGCAAGAAACTACTGACTGCACAGAAGAACTATTCTGTGATGGAGAAAGAGAGTTATGCCATAGTTTGGGCTATTCAGAAGTTCGAACCATTTCTGTACGGACGGAAATTTCAACTGGAAACTGACCATCGGCCATTGTTATGCATGCAACGATCCAAGGTAGCAAATGGGCGCATAATGCGATGGGCGTTAGCGTTGCAACCTTATCACTTCACAATGATAGCGATCAAGGGCAAGGATAACGTTGGTGCTGATTACATGAGCAGGTCGACAGGTTAG